CATCGCGCGGATCTACACCCTGATGCGTGAGCGCGAGCTGGGCATCGAGACGGTGGAGAGCGCCTGATGAGTGAGAGCAACGTGACTGAGCAGACTGCAGAGGCCCGCGGCTTCCGCAAGACCCGTGAGGGTCTCGTCGTCAGCGACAAGATGGACAAGACCGTCGTCGTCGCCGTCGAGGACCGCGTCAAGCACGCGCTGTACGGCAAGGTCATCCGCCGTACCAACAAGCTCAAGGCGCACGACGAGCAGAACGCTGCCGGCGTCGGCGACCGGGTCCTCCTCGCGGAGACCCGCCCGCTGTCGGCGACCAAGCGCTGGCGCGTCGTCGAGATCCTCGAGAAGGCCAAGTAATTCCTGCGGGCAAACCCGCAGGACAGTTCCGCCAGGCTCCGCAGGGGCCCTCGTACTGAGGCCCCTGCGGGGAACCGGCAGACAAACAGGAGATAGACGTGATCCAGCAGGAGTCGCGACTGCGTGTCGCCGACAACACTGGTGCGAAGGAGATCCTTTGCATCCGTGTGCTCGGTGGCTCCGGTCGCCGCTACGCGGGCATCGGTGACGTCATCGTCGCCACCGTCAAGGACGCGATCCCCGGTGGCAACGTGAAGAAGGGTGACGTCGTCAAGGCGGTCATCGTTCGCACCGTCAAGGAGCGCCGCCGTCCGGACGGCTCGTACATCCGCTTCGACGAGAACGCCGCCGTCATTCTGAAGAACGACGGCGACCCTCGCGGTACCCGCATCTTCGGCCCGGTCGGGCGCGAGCTGCGCGAGAAGAAGTTCATGAAGATCATCTCGCTGGCTCCGGAGGTGCTGTAAGCATGAAGATCAAGAAGGGCGACCTGGTCCAGGTCATCACCGGTAAGGACAAGGGCAAGCAGGGCAAGGTCATCGCGGCCTTCCCCCGTGAGGACCGTGTCCTGGTCGAGGGTGTCAACCGGGTCAAGAAGCACACCAAGGCCGGCCCGACCGCTCGCGGTTCGCAGGCCGGTGGCATCGTCACGACCGAGGCGCCGATCCACGTCTCCAACGTCCAGCTGGTCGTTGAGAAGGACGGCAACAAGGTTGTCACGCGTGTCGGTTACCGCTTCGACGACGAGGGCAACAAGATCCGCGTTGCCAAGCGGACGGGTGAGGACATCTGATGGCTACCACCACGACTCCGCGTCTCAAGACGAAGTACCGCGAGGAGATCGCGGGCAAGCTGCGTGACGAGTTCAAGTACGAGAACGTCATGCAGATCCCCGGCCTCGTCAAGATCGTGGTCAACATGGGTGTGGGCGACGCCGCCCGCGACTCCAAGCTGATCGAGGGCGCCATCCGCGACCTCACCACGATCACCGGTCAGAAGCCGGCCGTCACCAAGGCCCGCAAGTCCATCGCGCAGTTCAAGCTGCGTGAGGGCCAGCCGATCGGTGCCCACGTCACACTCCGTGGCGACCGCATGTGGGAGTTCCTGGACCGCACCCTGTCGCTCGCGCTGCCGCGCATCCGCGACTTCCGTGGTCTGTCCCCCAAGCAGTTCGACGGCCGTGGCAACTACACCTTCGGTCTCACCGAGCAGGTCATGTTCCACGAGATCGACCAGGACAAGATCGACCGTACCCGGGGCATGGACATCACCGTGGTGACCACGGCGACCAACGACGCTGAGGGCCG
This portion of the Streptomyces canus genome encodes:
- the rpsQ gene encoding 30S ribosomal protein S17, producing the protein MSESNVTEQTAEARGFRKTREGLVVSDKMDKTVVVAVEDRVKHALYGKVIRRTNKLKAHDEQNAAGVGDRVLLAETRPLSATKRWRVVEILEKAK
- the rplN gene encoding 50S ribosomal protein L14, which encodes MIQQESRLRVADNTGAKEILCIRVLGGSGRRYAGIGDVIVATVKDAIPGGNVKKGDVVKAVIVRTVKERRRPDGSYIRFDENAAVILKNDGDPRGTRIFGPVGRELREKKFMKIISLAPEVL
- the rplX gene encoding 50S ribosomal protein L24, translating into MKIKKGDLVQVITGKDKGKQGKVIAAFPREDRVLVEGVNRVKKHTKAGPTARGSQAGGIVTTEAPIHVSNVQLVVEKDGNKVVTRVGYRFDDEGNKIRVAKRTGEDI
- the rplE gene encoding 50S ribosomal protein L5, coding for MATTTTPRLKTKYREEIAGKLRDEFKYENVMQIPGLVKIVVNMGVGDAARDSKLIEGAIRDLTTITGQKPAVTKARKSIAQFKLREGQPIGAHVTLRGDRMWEFLDRTLSLALPRIRDFRGLSPKQFDGRGNYTFGLTEQVMFHEIDQDKIDRTRGMDITVVTTATNDAEGRALLRHLGFPFKEA